The halophilic archaeon DL31 nucleotide sequence ACAGGCCGATAACGATACCGACAACTGTCATCAACCCAATTTTCGTAAGAAACGCCATCTCCTTCCCATCAAAGGTTCTCGTGAATGCTTTGAAAAACCGGTTGCCTTGACTGAACAGTTTCCAGCCAAACATTCCGACAATGATCCCCTGCAATGCGGCAATCACGATTTCACCGAGTGAGATACCGTACTGAAACGTCATATGATCAAGACTTCGAAGCATCCCTGTTACCAGTCTGATCTCGGTATGGATGGAGACACTGATGAACGCAGCACCGATTAAGAAGTAGATTTCCCAGTTATCATACTGACTGTCGTCAATCCTCTGCTGTACCTCGTTCAACATCTGCCGAAGATACTCTTCTAATCAGACATCAACCTTCTCTGAAAGAACTGGCGTGACGATAGCGGCAGATCAGTCGTCGATCCTCGTCGCAGTGAACCCAAGTTCTTCGACGAGATTGGTGCATCGCCGGGTGTGTCCTTGCCGTCGTTCCGTACCGGTTGCATGGGCGATGGCTCGGCCGACGATATACTTGAGTGGATAGTCATGGCCGCCGTAAGACACGTACCAGTGCTTCGCACCGTGATTCTCGCTCGGATCGGTCTCTGCCAACGCAGTAAGGATATCCACGTTGGTGACAGCGATTGGTTCATCAAGATTCGGCCACTCTATCGTGGCTGCGGTGATTTCTGTCATGTACCTCAGAGGTACGGATGGGCAGCCTAAATCGTTGATGGCCCGACAACTTCTCGGTTTTGAGATGTATGGACTAAGACACAGCCGTAGAAGTATCAGTTGATCATGCGAGGTTCTCGTCTAGGACGCGCTTGATCACCGTTGTCTTGGGCTGCTTCTCAACCTCTTCCTCAAGATTCCGTGACAGATTAAACTGGTCACCAAGTGTGTCATCCTGGCCCTGTGCGATTTTTCCCCACCACTCGTCATCGTCATCTGCCAGTACAAAGAGAAAAGTCCGAATACGGTCTTTCTCCGTCTCCTCATCGAGGATCCGGTTGTACTTGTAGACTTGGCCCAGCACCTTGTCTTTCGAGAGATTCCCTGCGATCTTTGATTCAATCAGGTAGCATTTGCCCGTCGGCGTGTGTTCAACGTAGAGATCGAATTCCGTACGGGTATGGTCGTGAACCCGATGCTCCCGATACACCTTGTAGTCATCGCCAAACTCGTTCCGGAGCGCGCCATACATCT carries:
- a CDS encoding hypothetical protein (KEGG: hut:Huta_1907 hypothetical protein), with the protein product MLNEVQQRIDDSQYDNWEIYFLIGAAFISVSIHTEIRLVTGMLRSLDHMTFQYGISLGEIVIAALQGIIVGMFGWKLFSQGNRFFKAFTRTFDGKEMAFLTKIGLMTVVGIVIGLFIPKVVETYADYVVVQTSGAVILLGYALIHIGIRNWKLLNELPVLIASVLLIYVPHLN